A window of the Cryptococcus neoformans var. neoformans B-3501A chromosome 9, whole genome shotgun sequence genome harbors these coding sequences:
- a CDS encoding hypothetical protein (Match to ESTs gb|CF192128.1|CF192128, gb|CF191292.1|CF191292, gb|CF185359.1|CF185359; HMMPfam hit to Aldo_ket_red, Aldo/keto reductase family, score: 308.9, E(): 7.6e-90), with amino-acid sequence MPRAISIRLFNTPRNILSEMSGPAPVKSLDARLKMHDGNAIPQFGLGVYEMNDKETYDCVKWALEAGYRHVDTAEWYENEAPCGKAIADFLKATGTSREEIFLTSKLKNNSSYEQAFVDLKGSLKRSGVEYFDLYLMHSAIGGPVIRKNVWKALCDAQSQGLVKSIGVSNFGKKHIQEFIDQKVPLPTVNQVDLHPFMRHPEIVEICEQNEILLEAWGPLARAMRFDHPVVVKIAKEKGKDAAQIMLRWGIQHGFVVIPKSVSQKRIVSNSKIFDFELSSEEMKELDGLDEYLVTDWDVVDCE; translated from the exons ATGCCAAGAGCTATATCTATACGTCTATTCAATACCCCAAGAAATATCCTATCAGAAATGTCCGGTCCTGCTCCAGTCAAGTCTCTCGATGCTCGTCTTAAG ATGCACGACGGGAATGCTATCCCTCAATTCGGACTTGGCGTCTACGAGATGAACGACAAGGAGACTTACGATTGTGTCAAGTGGGCTCTTGAAGCTGGGTATCGACATGTCGACACTGCCGAATGGTACGAGAACGAAGCTCCTTGTGGAAAGGCCATTGCCGATTTTTTAA AGGCTACTGGTACCTCTCGAGAGGAGATCTTCCTTACATCTAAGCTCAAGAACAACTCTAGCTATGAACAAGCTTTTGTCGACCTCAAGGGCTCCCTCAAACGCTCCGGTGTCGAGTACTTTGACCTTTACCTAATGCACTCCGCCATTGGCGGTCCCGTCATCAGGAAGAACGTCTGGAAGGCTCTTTGCGATGCCCAATCTCAGGGTCTCGTCAAGTCTATCGGTGTCTCCAACTTTGGCAAGAAGCACATCCAAGAATTTATCGATCAAAAGGTCCCTTTGCCTACCGTTAACCAGGTTGACCTCCACCCCTTCATGAGACATCCCGAGATTGTGGAGATCTGCGAGCAAAACGAGATTTTGCTTGAAGCTTGGGGGCCTCTTGCGAGGGCAATGAGGTTTGACCACCCTGTGGTTGTGAAGATtgccaaggagaagggcaaggatgcTGCTCAAATCATGTTGAGGTGGGGTATCCAGCAT GGTTTTGTTGTCATCCCCAAGTCTGTATCTCAAAAGCGAATCGTTTCCAACTCCAAGATCTTCGATTTTGAGCTCTCTTccgaggagatgaaggag CTTGACGGCTTGGATGAGTATCTCGTTACTGATTGGGATGTCGTCGACTGCGAATAG
- a CDS encoding hypothetical protein (HMMPfam hit to Aminotran_3, Aminotransferase class-III, score: 243.0, E(): 5.1e-70), with product MSPIALNQRTGVSTTHLKSSVAPTPISTAATSTYQLHHTVPNPVATKGDGMHFTLTTGETVLDAAAGGAAVSCLGNGNSEVIETMYEQAKKMAYTYHQSLDAEGSEKLAKWLCDRSEGALVAGAFLNSGSEAIEAAIKMARQYWVEAGKPERKYIIARFPSYHGNTLGALAIGNAPGRRDIYKPLISMNAFHHVTSPVYKRYAQPGETEEAYSARLADELEAKILELGPENVIGFFAEPVVGSALGVMPPPKGYFPAMDKVIKKYGTLFIMDEVMSGSGRVGQLFAHQAVGEGVKPDIVAIAKGLGGGYVSISGVFVGQRVADRVREGGQWKNSHTYQNHPINCAVAAKVMEIVERENLLQNVRERGEQILEELKEAAKGVPTIIDVRGKGLFIGVEFDGPSSLKPRFASRVKDQAFKNGLIVMGISGTIDGVEGETTIICPAYTVTKKQISEIVRLLVKSIKEVVEEL from the exons ATGTCCCCTATCGCTCTCAACCAACGCACTGGTGTGTCCACCACCCACCTCAAATCCAGCGTCGCACCTACCCCTATCTCTACAGCCGCTACCTCTACTTATCAGCTCCACCACACCGTCCCCAACCCTGTAGCCACCAAAGGTGATGGCATGCACTTTACTCTTACCACTGGTGAGACCGTACTCGACGCCGCCGCAGGTGGAGCTGCCGTCTCTTGTTTGGGTAATGGGAACTCTGAAGTCATCGAGACCATGTATGAAcaggccaagaagatggcTTATACCTACCACCAGAGTTTGGATGCTGAGGGTAGCGAAAAGCTTGCAAAATGGTTGTGTGACAGGAGTGAAGGTGCTTTGGTAGCTGGTGCTTTCTTGAACTCTG GTTCGGAAGCCATCGAAGCTGCCATCAAAATGGCTAGGCAGTACTGGGTGGAGGCAGGCAAGCCCGAGCGCAAATACATTATTGCGAGGTTCCCATCTTACCATGGTAACACCCTCGGTGCCCTCGCT ATCGGCAATGCCCCCGGTCGTCGGGACATCTACAAacccctcatctccatgAATGCCTTCCATCACGTCACTTCTCCAGTATACAAACGTTACGCCCAGCCGGGCGAAACCGAAGAAGCCTATTCAGCCCGCTTGGCTGATGAGCTCGAAGCTAAAATCCTCGAACTTGGACCTGAGAATGTCATCGGTTTTTTTGCTGAACCCGTCGTTGGTTCCGCTCTCGGCGTCATGCCCCCTCCAAAGGGCTACTTTCCCGCGATGGACAAGGTCATCAAGAAGTATGGGACGCTCTTCATCATGGATGAGGTTATGAGTGGTTCGGGGCGGGTCGGCCAGTTGTTCGCGCATCAAGCTGTAGGAGAAGGGGTAAAACCTGATATCGTAGCTATCGCCAAGGGTCTTGGAGGGGGGTATGTTTCTATCTCGGGTGTGTTTGTTGGTCAACGTGTAGCCGATAGGGTAAGGGAAGGTGGCCAATGGAAAAATAGCCACACATACCAAAATCACCCTATTAACTGCGCTGTTGCAGCTAAGGTTATGGAGATTGTCGAGCGGGAGAACTTGTTGCAGAATGTGAGAGAGAGGGGTGAACAAATCCTGGAAGAATTGAAAGAGGCTGCGAAGGGGGTGCCTACCATTATTGATGTTCGAGGCAAGGGACTG TTTATCGGTGTCGAATTCGAtggcccttcttctctcaaaCCCCGTTTTGCATCTCGCGTTAAGGACCAGGCGTTCAAGAACGGCCTCATTGTCATGGGTATCAGCGGTACCATTGACGGTGTAGAAGGTGAAACCACCATCATCTGTCCT GCATACACTGTGACCAAGAAGCAGATCTCTGAGATTGTTAGGTTGTTGGTGAAGAGCATCAAggaggttgttgaggagCTTTAA
- a CDS encoding hypothetical protein (HMMPfam hit to TTL, Tubulin-tyrosine ligase family, score: 60.3, E(): 5.3e-15) → MSSTNQKPLSAFVSFPSPYTQSLLVQALVSTLPALSLSLVQFPEDQPPALQWADYDLMSFDIPHKSPSKYLISSYIYRKALIRKHQLHNTIIAYLAKCSHRKIPSILSPLPEGPVGNGDGTDVLGGGAPKGWIVDLQFADELDEALMDDLYELEAGMRENEGKEEGERRWWILKPGFADRAQGIRMFSTEEELRAIFEEFEPSSSDEEDDDEDKEEEDDEQESEGARQMAKGGVDGMIDMLAKKAVELGFSGEDDQDSNEKEDEDGEGGTGVMTSQLRHFVIQEYIPKPILFDIFNIPEEPSSSLEGYKFHLRAYVLITGAYTVHLARTMLALFSGSPYTPPKPTEDGQLDLRPHLTNTCLQTDAYGAPTPPEELVKLFWELEGISALNCSSSPSSDGKYSYIPRGEVTKEWLDKTFAKVGDVVAETVKAGAECGSFGLQFMPNAFEIFGVDLILSFPPSSSKSTSLPIPTVTLLEFNASPDFHQSGDRLRSELLHMFKGVIHLSVAPFFGLETAEDDEKNEEEMQLGEDRWGWRLVGKGEVRGSEW, encoded by the exons ATGTCATCTACCAATCAAAAACCTCTATCAGCATTCGTCTCCTTCCCATCGCCATACACTCAGTCACTCTTGGTTCAAGCGCTGGTCTCCACTCTTCCTGCTTTGTCGCTTTCTCTGGTGCAGTTCCCCGAAGATCAGCCTCCAGCTTTACAATG GGCCGATTATGACCTCATGTCATTCGACATCCCTCACAAAAGCCCTTCCAAGTATCTCATCTCCTCATACATATATCGCAAAGCCCTTATCCGAAAACATCAACTTCACAACACCATCATCGCATACCTCGCAAAATGCTCTCACCGAAAgatcccttccatcctctccccttTACCGGAAGGACCTGTTGGAAATGGGGATGGGACAGATGTGCTAGGTGGAGGTGCGCCGAAAGGATGGATAGTGGATTTGCAATTCGCAGATGAGCTGGATGAGGCGTTAATGGATGATTTGTATGAACTTGAAGCGGGGATGAGGGAGAAtgaggggaaagaagagggagagaggagatggtggattTTGAAGCCTGGATTTGCCGACAGAGCGCAGGGAATTAGGATGTTTTCCACTGAAGAGGAACT ACGAGCAATCTTTGAAGAGTTCGAGCCGTCATCTTcggacgaggaggatgacgatgaagacaaagaagaagaagatgatgagcaagaaAGCGAAGGGGCCCGGCAGATGGCCAAAGGCGGGGTGGACGGAATGATAGACATGTTAGCGAAAAAGGCTGTCGAGCTTGGCTTCagcggagaagatgatcaagACTCGAatgaaaaagaggatgaggatggagagggaggtACGGGTGTCATGACTTCCCAGCTGCGACACTTTGTCATCCAA GAATACATCCCTAAACCCATCCTTTTTGACATTTTCAATATACCTGAAGAaccatcgtcatcgttAGAAGGTTACAAA TTCCATCTCCGAGCGTACGTCCTCATCACCGGCGCGTATACTGTCCACCTTGCTCGGACCATGCTAGCCCTTTTCTCCGGATCACCTTATACCCCGCCCAAACCAACGGAAGATGGCCAGTTGGACCTCAGACCGCATTTGACCAACACATGTCTCCAG ACGGATGCGTACGGCGCTCCTACTCCTCCTGAGGAGCTCGTCAAGCTTTTCTGGGAACTGGAGGGTATTTCTGCCTTGAACtgttcatcctcaccatcatccgATGGCAAGTATTCTTATATACCACGAGGAGAGGTCACGAAGGAATGGTTGGACAAAACATTTGCAAAGGTCGGAGATGTTGTAGCCGAGACTGTCAAGGCTGGTGCTGAATGCGGAAGCTTTGGGTTGCAATTCATGCCCAATGCCTTTGAG ATCTTTGGTGTCGATCTTATCCTTTCTTTCccgccatcatcgtccAAGTCCACGTCTTTGCCTATACCAACGGTTACTCTTCTCGAATTCAACGCTTCTCCCGACTTCCACCAAAGCGGTGACCGTCTCCGATCCGAATTGCTTCATATGTTTAAGGGTGTTATCCATCTAAGTGTGGCACCGTTTTTCGGTCTTGAGACTGCtgaggacgatgagaagaacgaagaagagatgcaACTTGGAGAGGACCGATGGGGATGGCGACTGGTCggaaagggagaggttAGAGGGTCAGAGTGGTAA
- a CDS encoding hypothetical protein (Match to EST gb|CF185364.1|CF185364; HMMPfam hit to DUF953, Eukaryotic protein of unknown function (DUF953), score: 34.0, E(): 6.2e-08): MPLQTAPYPHVFNALNGPTAPAVSYIVFYSNIVDGQMWCPDCRAVENVVKETFDAPDKPNAAIFWVGNRQEWRTPNNQARTQWNVNSIPTILRLENGKETGRLVEDEILDKARLQAFLK; encoded by the exons ATGCCTCTCCAGACAGCTCC CTATCCTCACGTATTCAATGCCCTCAACGGGCCGACCGCTCCGGCCGTATCATATATTGTCTTTTACTCGAACATCGTCGACGGTCAGATGTGGTGCCCT GACTGTAGAGCAGTAGAGAATGTCGTGAAAGAAACCTTTGACGCTCCCGACAAACCTA ATGCTGCCATCTTCTGGGTTGGGAACAGACAAGA GTGGCGAACCCCAAACAACCAAGCTAGGACGCAATGGAATGTAAACAGCATTCCTACGATTTTACGCCTTGAAAAC GGCAAAGAAACCGGTCGTTTggtagaagatgaaatCCTCGACAAAGCCCGTCTTCAAGCTTTCCTCAAGTAA
- a CDS encoding hypothetical protein (HMMPfam hit to EFG_C, Elongation factor G C-terminus, score: 107.2, E(): 3.8e-29; HMMPfam hit to GTP_EFTU, Elongation factor Tu GTP binding domain, score: 219.6, E(): 5.8e-63; HMMPfam hit to GTP_EFTU_D2, Elongation factor Tu domain 2, score: 49.7, E(): 8e-12; HMMPfam hit to LepA_C, GTP-binding protein LepA C-terminus, score: 205.4, E(): 1e-58) has protein sequence MSSLFRISRLCPQCLSKSRVFRPVKTTLASPLVGPSGYKHSLETRSLLPRVQNTMRGARLLSTSVARLAKPSASLVDKRTVDMSQFPPERIRNLSIIAHIDHGKSTLADRLLQMTGTVPASSSPQFLDKLKVERERGITVKAQTVSLIHQHKDGHKYLINLIDTPGHVDFSYEVSRSLGACEGALLLVDCSQGIQAQTLSVFHHALEADLEMLAVINKVDLPHAYPEETSEEIESSLGLEKSKHMRISAKSGLGVEGVLDSIIEGLPAPGTWVGGEDGKLRGLIFDTFYDQFRGVVSLVRIFSGSLKKGDKVRFLQAGRKYEILEVGINNPDEVPVVELKDGQVGYIVCNMKNSEEAFIGDTICWADKPVEPLPGFKPMKAMVYAGVFPMDSADFPKLEESIERLTLNDRSVSVQRESSAALSQGFRLGFLGTLHMDVFKQRLEDEYASEVIVTAPTVPYKVVYNDGKEVYISNPVEFPEVSDSKMKVSHVEEPMINATIFVPNDYIGPMMDLCARYRGVQQEYRILENSDRAVLRYTLPLSEIVTEFFSELKSQSSGFASFDYEEAGYEKSNLVKMNILINGKPVDALAMIVHKFAAQSIGKAWVTKLKEVVPRQQFELSIQAAIGAKVIARENVKAFRKDVTAGLYGGHYDRKLKHLNKQKEGKKRLKKLAGNIEIPQTAFYKVLSSRPRK, from the exons ATGAGCTCATTATTCCGAATTTCGAGGCTATGTCCGCAATGCCTCTCGAAAAGTCGCGTTTTCCGACCTGTAAAAACAACCTTGGCAAGTCCATTAGTCGGTCCATCGGGATATAAACACAGTCTCGAAACGCGAAGCTTATTGCCTCGAGTCCAAAATACCATGCGAGGCGCAAGGTTATTATCAACAAGTGTTGCAAGGCTGGCCAAACCTTCCGCATCTTTAGTGGACAAGCGTACGGTGGATATGAGTCAATTTCCACCGGAGAGAATACG GAATCTCTCCATTATTGCGCATATTGATCATGGGAAATCAACTCTTGCAGACCGTCTACTTCAG ATGACAGGCACTGTCCCagcatcctcctcgccgcAGTTCCTGGACAAGCTCAAAGTTGAGAGAGAACGAGGCATCACAGTCAAAGCCCAGACAGTATCGTTAATACACCAGCATAAAGACGGGCACAAGTACTTGATCAACCTAATTGATACACCCGGGCATGTCGACTTTAGTTATGAGGTGTCTAGAAGTTTGGGAGCTTGTGAGGGCGCTTTACTGCTAGTCGATTGCTCTC AGGGTATCCAGGCTCAAACACTCTCTGTATTTCACCATGCCCTCGAAGCTGATCTCGAGATGCTCGCCGTAATCAACAAGGTCGATCTTCCACACGCTTACCCCGAAGAAACGTCTGAAGAGATCGAAAGCTCTCTCGGATTAGAAAAAAGCAAGCATATGCGAATCAGCGCAAAGAGTGGGCTGGGCGTTGAAGGGGTCTTGGATAGTATCATTGAGGGATTGCCAGCCCCGGGAACGTGGGTCGGCggggaggatggaaagcTCAGAGGCTTGATCTTTGACACTTT CTATGACCAATTCCGAGGAGTCGTCTCGCTTGTCCGCATTTTCTCTGGATCCCTCAAAAAAGGCGATAAAGTCCGATTCCTGCAAGCTGGAAGGAAATACGAAATCTTGGAGGTTGGTATCAACAACCCAGACGAAGTGCCTGTAGTCGAGCTCAAGGACGGTCAGGTTGG GTATATCGTTTGTAATATGAAAAACTCTGAAGAAG CTTTCATCGGCGATACCATCTGTTGGGCTGATAAGCCCGTCGAACCCTTGCCAGGGTTCAAGCCCATGAAAGCGATG GTTTATGCCGGTGTCTTCCCCATGGATAGCGCCGACTTCCCTAAACTTGAAGAGTCTATCGAGCGT CTGACATTGAATGACCGAAGCG TATCCGTCCAACGAGAATCGTCTGCGGCGCTCAGTCAGGGATTCCGATTGGGTTTCTTGGGAACATTGCATATGGATGTGTT CAAGCAACGTCTTGAGGATGAATATGCCTCGGAAGTAATCGTTACCGCACCAACAGTACCATACAAAG TCGTTTATAATGATGGGAAAGAGGTGTACATTTCAAACCCGGTCGAATTCCCAGAAGTCAGCGACTCAAAGATGAAAGTGTCACATGTCGAAGAGCCTATGA TTAATGCCACTATATTTGTCCCCAACG ATTATATTGGACCTATGATGGATCTTTGTGCTCGATATCGAGGCGTTCAACAAGAATACCGCATCCTGGAAAACAGTGATCGTGCCGTCCTGCGATACACCCTTCCGCTCTCTGAAATTGTGACTGAATTCTTTTCAGAACTGAAGAGTCAGAGTTCTGGATTCGCGTCATTTGATTATGAAGAAGCGGGATATGAAAAGTCTAATCTCGTCAAG ATGAATATTCTCATCAACGGCAAGCCTGTAGATGCTCTCGCTATGATTGTACACAAATTCGCTGCGCAGTCGATCGGTAAAGCTTGGGTGACAAAGCTCA AGGAAGTTGTTCCCCGTCAGCAATTTGAATTATCTATCCAAGCTGCCATTGGTGCCAAAGTCATTGCTCGTGAAAACGTTAAGGCATTTAGGAAGGATGTGACTGCTGGATTGTACGGAG GTCATTATGATCGAAAATTAAAACATCTTAATAaacagaaagaaggaaagaagaggctgaagaagcttgCCGGAAATATTGAGATTCCTCAAACAGCTTTCTACAAGGTGCTCTCGTCTAGACCGAGGAAATAG